A window of the Gossypium hirsutum isolate 1008001.06 chromosome A05, Gossypium_hirsutum_v2.1, whole genome shotgun sequence genome harbors these coding sequences:
- the LOC107958322 gene encoding ras-related protein RABF2b, with the protein MATTGNKNINAKLVLLGDVGAGKSSLVLRFVKGQFVEFQESTIGAAFFSQTLAVNDATVKFEIWDTAGQERYHSLAPMYYRGAAAAIIVYDITNQASFERAKKWVQELKAQGNPGMVMALAGNKVDLLDARKVAAEEAQTYAQENGLFFKETSAKTASNVNEIFYEIAKRLPRVQPAQNPAGMVLMDRPAERSASATCCS; encoded by the exons GTTCTACTTGGGGATGTTGGAGCTGGAAAGTCTAGTCTTGTTTTGCGCTTCGTTAAAGGGCAATTTGTTGAATTTCAG GAATCAACCATAGGTGCAGCTTTTTTCTCCCAAACATTGGCTGTGAATGATGCAACTGTGAAGTTTGAGATTTGGGATACAGCTGGTCAAGAGAGGTACCATAGCTTGGCACCAATGTATTACAGAGGAGCTGCAGCTGCTATCATTGTGTATGATATTACAAATCAA GCATCATTTGAGAGAGCCAAAAAATGGGTCCAAGAACTTAAAGCACAAG GCAATCCTGGTATGGTAATGGCACTTGCTGGGAACAAAGTTGATTTACTAGATGCAAGGAAGGTGGCAGCAGAG GAAGCACAAACTTATGCTCAGGAGAATGGTCTTTTCTTCAAGGAAACATCTGCAAAGACAGCATCCAATGTCAATGAGATTTTCTACGAAATAG CCAAAAGATTACCTCGAGTGCAGCCAGCACAAAATCCTGCTGGAATGGTTCTCATGGATAGACCTGCAGAACGGAGTGCTAGTGCCACTTGTTGCTCTTAG